A segment of the Orcinus orca chromosome 4, mOrcOrc1.1, whole genome shotgun sequence genome:
ATAGTGCCTCTAACATTCACATGCAGTACTCATCTCTCCAGACAAGATCCTTTTGTGCATTACCCTCTTTGCAACTAGCCCTGAAATACTATCTGCCAGATCTATTTTTCCCTCTCCTTCAGCTTCTCTGAGTAGTAGAAAAAATAGAGTAATGATAAGGGAGGCTACTGCAAAATTTTCCTTCCTCTTATTGAATTAGGCTTCTTTCAATTCGTTGTTTGTAAAGTTGCTCATTGCTAATCTCTCACACGTTTCTATCACCTAACAATAAGCATGTTGTTTCCCAACTTGGAAAATTAACATGAACATCTACATTGACCTGGCAGTTGTAGATTGCAGTCATTTTCCAGGCAGGCAGTTTAAGGCCATGCACAGAGCTGCCTTTGTTGTGAGAAAAATGATTTCTTTGAAGTTTATGGTGATGTTGAAGCTGCTTTATACAACCCACTGCTACTGGCTCAGATACATGCAAAGAGCGGCAAACATTCTGTGAGGAGTACAGAGGACATGGAAAAGAGGGTTAATCTGTTCAGTGAGATAACAGAACTTGACTAATTTTAACACATGAGGTCTTAAAATTTTACCTAAAATTCTAGAGGAAAGTAATTCATTTTCaaacccagttttttttttcttctgaattacTGTGAAAACGAATCAAGTAGCTTCTCTTTGACACTTgttaattatactctaataaaatcaACTTGGTAAAAAGTAATATTCCAAGGCAAGTAAGTTTGGTTCTACATAAAACAAACaggttaaaaaaagcaaaaaaaaaaagcaaatatacaatagccaggacatggacgcaacctaagtgtccaccaacagatgaatggataaagaaggtgtggcacatgggagatcagctccatgctttgtgaccatctagaggggtgggatagggaaagtgggagggagacgcaagagggaggggatatggggatatatgtatatgtatagctgattcactttgttataaagcaggaactaacacaacattgtaaagcaatcataccccaataaagatgttaaaaaaaagatgtggcacatatatacaatggaatattactcagccataaaaagaaacataattgagttatttgtagtgaggtggatggacctagaatctgtcatacagagtgaagtaagtcagaaagacaaaaacaaataccgtatgctaacacatatatatggaatctaaaaaaaaaaaaaggttctgatgaacctaggggcaggacaggaataaagacgcagatgtagagaagagacttgaggacacggggagggggaagggtaagctgggacaaagtgagagagtagccttgccatatatatactaccaaatgtaaaatagatggctagtgggaaacagTTGCAttgcacaggtagatcagctcgtgctttgtgaccatctagaggggtgggatagggagggtgggagggagacgcaaaagggaggggatatggggatatatgtatacatatagctgattcactttgttatacagcagaaactaacacaacattgtaaagcaattatactccaataatgatgttagggaaaaaaaagcaaataatgatTATTTGGTAACTCTCCTTCCAAAAAGGTAAAACATTAAGTTTCTTTTCAGAAGAAGAATGGTAAATTGAAATTGTAATCAACTTATTTCCCAGAAAATGAGTTATAGTTCAATAAATCACCTGTAGCTTAGCTGTTCCATGAAACCCTCtcctttgtaataaatttaattaagatAATGGAAAGCCATTCAACTGCAGGAACAAGATACATAGGCTGTGTCTGACCAGCATGAAAAGGCATAGTTAAAAAGCAAAGTAAATTGAACTGTCAGTAACTTTCAAATTTTCAATCACTGAAAGCTAAAAGGTCATTTTTCTTGTTGTGTTCAGAGTACAGATAACTGTCTCTCCTTTAACATCAgaaatttggtagaattcagtaATCTTTGATGCAAGGTGTATCAGGTTCTGATTCCATTCCTTCTGTCATTctgaaaaggagaggaaaggtaGATGGCTAGCAGTTGGTCAGTATGGTGATGGAGGCCCCTGAAAATTGGTTCTTCTTTTGTGCGTGCATTTGAGACTGCAATGTTTGGGGTAGCACATATCACGGATGTAGTCGCCCTTATGAAATGTGAGCTTTTGTGCATCTCATTCTCAAATACCAGATTACATTATCGGGGTACAGCTTTTGAAAGTGTCTTCTTATGTCAAAGTCCCAGAAAGAGATTAAGTATAGGCTCAGAAACATCCTTATTCAAAATTCACTGTCTCTGTGGAATGATTTCAAACAGCAATAAAATATGCACTATTCCATAGTaccttaatgatttttttaattgtttatacattttttcccaaaaatgtttttggaaaaaatacaGCCTTGCCCAGTGCCTAATAACTGCCTTGAATACAGTCTGTAGGATCTATCTGATTTCTgggaaaagtattttaataatgttataagAAAATCACAGAAGTAGTATTCCACTAAGGGTTTCTGAAAAAATTCACTAGCAGCTCCTTATATGCCTTAACCCCTTTATAAAAGAGCATTCAGGTTTTGTACTACTATACTTCTAAGAGTTAAGAACTCTATGTCAATCTGTTCCACCTATTCATTATTTTAGGTGCCTATCACATGTGTGGCAACCTCTTCCCTAGGAGTGATAAGCTCAGAACGACAGGATCCTGTTATATTATActgatttataataaatgggAACTGTTCCATTCCTAACCCATTTTTCACTAATTTAACTGGCAAAATAGTCTCAACTACTTTTCTCTGCAAGCAATATATTATTCAAAAACTTAGTGAATGGTGGGTCGGGAATTATCTTTAAATGCCTTGCACTAATCTCTTCCcgcttgaaaacattttaaaattctacattcATTGCATAATTGGGGATCATAACTAAAACTTCATATGAAATCACAGATTATAGAAATGTTAAGCTGGAAAGGGTTTTGGTGATTAATTATAAAAACTACATTCATTTCCTGGGATTCTCCTTTAAATTCAAGGGGAAACTTGTTTGAGTGGATGAACTTAGAATAGTCCAATTCCAGGAACAACCAAAAGATGGCAAACACtactaaaaagagagagaatacagTTTAATCTTTGTCCCGCTTAATCTAAAAGAAAGAGCAATGAGATAATGACTTAGTGAAGAGAGAAAGAACTAAAGGACTAGGAAGATTTAGAAAAGTTtctaaaacaaacccaaaaaaaaaaaaaaagcacagtatctctccttctttccatacccatctttatttaaaatttagtatCAAGGTAGTAGAATATGCTAAATGAATAACTAGACATGTACTGTCCAATACGGTCATCTCTAAACACATGCGGCTACTAAGCatctgaaatgtggctagtctaattttttttttaacatctttattggggtatatttgctttacaatggtgtgttagtttctgctttataacaaagtgaatcagttatacatatacatatgttcccacatctcttccctcttgtgtctccctccctcccaccctccctatcccacccctctaggtggtcacaaagcaccgagctgatatccctgtgccatgcggctgcttcccactagctatctaccttacgtttggtagtgtatatatgtccatgcctctctctcatccTGTCACAGcacacccttcccccctccccatatcctcaactccgtTCTccggtaggtctgtgtctttattcctgtcttacccctaggttcttcatgacattttttttcttaaattccatatatatgtgttagcatatggtatttgtctttctctttctgacttacttcactctgtatgacagactctaggtctatcggCTAGTCTAATTTGAAGATGCAGtactaaaaacattaaaatctcTTAATGTTTTTATAATGATTACACTTTGAAATAACTTTTTCATGTTTcataaaatatactattaaaattaattttacctgtttctttttactttttaaatgtggctactggaggtaattccctggtggtccagtggttaggactctgcacttccactgcagggagcaagGATTTGATACCTGGTTGGAGAAcaaggatcccacaagccgcgcagcatggccaaaaaaataaaaataaaaaacgtttaaaaatgtggctactagggcttccccggtggcgcagtggttgagagtccgcctgccgatgcaggggacacgggttcatgccccggtccggcaagatcccacatgccgcggagaggctgggcccgtgagccgtggccgctgagcctgcgcgtccggagcctgtgctccacaacgggagaggccacaacagtgagagacccgcgtacggcaaaaaaaaaaaaaaaaaaaaaaaatgtggctactagaatatttaaaatttagtagGTGGCCATTATATTTCTTCTGGATAAAGCTAGACAAGACAGTAAGTGCTCTAAAACCAGGAGAAGAAATCACTATATATTGAAGAAAACTTTACGAAGATATCAAAacttaaaagaaggaaaggataCAGGAAAGCTGAGGAAAGTGCTAAAGGAACCATAACATATGAATAGAAATTAATCCTCCTCATGTGATAATAGAAAGTATTTAGGTCAGCAGAAGTCATATTCTTAAAGACACACATCTACAGAACCAGTAGAAATTAGGCAGACTGCCTTCTACAGTGGAACACTGTAAAACTTGAAAGACACAAAAAAGAACCTGGTTGATTTTTTCACTGCTCTATTTTCAAATCTCAAAAGAGTGCCAGGCACGTAATAGACAcctaaaataaatttgtgttctatgaatgaatgagcaaTGAACTACTGTAGAATGGGGTGGTGCTTTCCAGTCGACGTTAAGGCAGGGACTCTGGGAGGAAGAGGCAGTAAAGAGGGAGAGAGTGTTAAGGAAAGAGAGAGCATCCCTGGTAGCACCTGCCAGAGCCTAATTAGGCttactttttgtatgtttcaaataaagaagtaaaaaggtTGAGGCACAAAACCACCTCCTGTCCCAACTCTGCATAATTTTGGATCTACAGATTACCTGAGAACTTgaagtgaagaaaaaataatgggtAAGGATTTATGAAATCCAAGAACATATTCCTTTTATTGATACTTTACCAGTTTTCCTGTGAGAAAATCTGCCTTGAATCatatatgttaaatgaatgaatgaatgagaaagagaaataatatcCAGCTACTTTGagattaattaaaagaaagacaaagaggtTTTAAAGACTTGTAGTgtttgataaaataatttaaatgtaggATATgtctaaataaatatatgatttcAGGATAAAATGTAATCATAATTCTCAAAAAAGATGTTGAGTAATGTGAAATAATCATCTGAAAATAGTAAACTAGCTATGAACCCCAGATTATACCAACAAAACTAGGAAATAGGAAGAAATGATTGAAAGAAAGTTACAGTGATTCTTCTCATCTTACAAAGGGAGGAACCAGAAGATTCTATTTATGGTTGatgcaaattattaaaaaaatttttaacctgACTTTTTCTAAGATTACtagcaaaacacaaaacaatgtaTTTTGTTCAAATCACAtaagaaaatgttaaagaaaatatatttaaagttagaaagaaatcaaagaaaactaatacagaaaaGATATatgaaggaaacattttaaaaagcttacAGATTACCAATTACAcggaaaataattaaattcacCTATTAAAAGTtccctttggggcttccctggtggcgcagtggttgagagtccgcctgccaatgcaggggacacgggttcgtgccccggtctaggaagatcccacatgccgcggagcggctgggcccgtgagccatggccgctgagcctgcacgtcgggagcctgtgctccgcaacgggggaggccacagcagtgagaggcccgcgtaccgcaaaaaaaaaaaaaagttccctttgatatcattttttaagtatttgcaagtgacatatttaaaataaacagatttaGAAAGCTTAAGGgggaaaggtaaaaagaaaaagaaaacgggTTACGTGGAAGTAGAatccaagaaataaaaacatcacaTTAGAAAAgacaatcattttttaaaaatccacaactCATACAGCTTTATGTACTAAATAACAGTGCTTGagacgtatatatatatatatgtaaaaattgctaaacatgcaaaaagaaatgtatataaattcaGAAGTACAGCTGTTTAGGAAACTTCTTCAGACATGCAATTATAGTcagcaaaatataaataaggtGAAATAAAATGTCGTTTGATGTCAAATAAAATAGGCCTTACATATAAGAGTTTGGacttaaaagcaaaagaaaaagtatatatatttttttacgttatttatttatttttttggctgtgttgggtcttcattgcgtcactcaggttttctctagtggcagtgagcgggggttactcttcgttgcggtgcacgggcttctcattgcgtggcttctcttgttgcggagcatgggctctagggcatgcagcctagtagttgtggcgcacaggctcagtagttgtggttcgtgggctctagagcacagactcagtagttgtcaagtatgggcttagctgctccgcagcatgtggggtcttcctggaccaggaatcgaacccatgtcccctgcattggcaggcagattcttaaccactgtgccaccagggaggtccaaaaatttataattttttaaaagaatgttcttTTATATAGTTATGTGAAGGATGGAGAGTGAAAGGACTGAATATAGGAAGACAATATtcctgaatggatgaatgaatggcaaTCAGAATTTCACTGCCCAGGGTAGTCcaataattaaatacatttctaGGAAATGCTACCTTAAGGCTGGTTCCCATGTGGGTGTACTCTATTCTATATTTACACAGCACTTTACTATctacaaagtgctttcacattcGTATTACTTTCAACCCTGTAACAAAAGGAAGGGACAGTAATATTTAGATGAGAACAAAATAGAAACTATTGGGAAAAAGGAACATGACTCAAGGAGGGAAATTCCTATTGCTGTAAGAGGATTGCTGGTGTATAAAATGCCTTATATATGCCAATTAAGACTTCTCTTCCATGATCAGCATTTCTACTCCCTCCAAGAAGAGTATCAAAGCCAAAGCAGCAGCAACAGACAAACATGAATACGAAGGGCATGGCTACAGTCCTGGCTGTGATATTCTGTGCTACAATTGTTCAAGGTATATGGTACTTTTTAACTTCTCAACCTATAAATTTCCTTTCTAATGCTTCAAATGtcttttcttccacttttatcCTAAAAGAtacagtaaatttttatttaacctcACACATTAGAAGTTACGATAGGTTTGGCAGAGAATActggaaatgtttaaaatactaGAGATGATTATTTAAACTAGAGATGatacatttttaatagaatttcttATTTGGCTGCAAAATCTGGCAAGAGCCTTTAGCAACAGTTTTAAATGTCTGCTAAGAAGATTTTATATGAGATAATGTTATTAGCTTTCTGGAAAAATTCTTGAGCATAAAAGCAAGAGGCAAATAAGCTTGATCTCCAATAAACGTCTTTCATTCTTCCCCTTATTCTTTAATGGTTTGCTTACAAATTTAAAGAGAAGATCATCAACTTCTTACTGAAGATCCTTTCCCAGTAACAGCAGTGTTGAGTGCTATTTAACAAATTACTATCTTTAGCCTTAATGAAAACCTGGTCCACATTCTTCAATCAAGGTTATACATAAATCATAGCTATATGATTGCAATCAGATGTATTAGTAACTGATGCTATGATCTGTTCTAGGCTTCCCCATGTTCAAAGGGGGACGGTGTCTTTGCACACACCCTGGAGTAAAAGCAGTGAAAGTGGCAGATATTGAGAAAGTCTCCATAATTTACCCAAGTAATAACTGTGACAAAATAGAAGTGATGTAAGTAATGGACTCACTGAAGATAACAATGGTGGTggcttttttgctttgtttttcttatgtttttccaTCCAAAATTTAAGACTGTTTTGGATCTTCCCTTAACAGTATCACCCTGAAAACACATAAAGGACAAAGATGCCTAAATACCAACTCAAAGCAAGCAAAAGTTATAATCAAGGTAGGTTGCCAGATTACTTCCATTTTATAATCTGTTTTATCCAAGACaaatcttttgaaaaaataaaattgacaactgCAGAATTGTTCTGCTATGATCCTGTGTAAATGTTTTGATAAGGGGTCTCTGGTTATAATTAGCTGTATGTTTTTGCATGTCAACTGCTAAATCACTGGGAAACAAGAACAGCCCAAGGTGGTAAAACTCTCATCTTCTCATTACAGAAagctaaaagaatgaattttttaaaatatcaaaaagtatGAAGTCCTGGAAAGGAGGATTTGAAAACCTAGAACAAGTGTAACTGACTATTGACATGGTAAGAATTCTGCAATAGGAAACTGACTTTCTCCTGCCTGTTGTAATGAACATTCATGCATTTCTAGGTTAGGAAAGTTTCTAGGAGATTTGATGCTTGTAACTATTCTGCTGTGGCTATGAAAACATTTCTGTCTCTAAAAGTTATCTGTCTGTATTTGAcctatattttatattacaaTATCTATTATTACTGAAATCAAGACTATGACTCATAAGTCAAAAGCATCCATGAACAttccctaagtatttttttatgcaAATCCACATTCCTTTTCCTAAAAATTGGAAAAAGTCCTTAAACACCATC
Coding sequences within it:
- the CXCL11 gene encoding C-X-C motif chemokine 11, with amino-acid sequence MNTKGMATVLAVIFCATIVQGFPMFKGGRCLCTHPGVKAVKVADIEKVSIIYPSNNCDKIEVIITLKTHKGQRCLNTNSKQAKVIIKKAKRMNFLKYQKV